A single window of Colletotrichum higginsianum IMI 349063 chromosome 8, whole genome shotgun sequence DNA harbors:
- a CDS encoding FAD dependent oxidoreductase, protein MRSNGMRAGVGFAAALLVRGAAASVSCCNQTVSRDVVVVGGGAAGAHAAVWLRDHGHSVVVVEKASQLGGHTASYHDPVSGKSINVGVQAWMEYKDTFDFPKRMSVSTSGAMQFTTLDYNYVDFKTGQPVDGWVAPTPDAMYPALQRYLDVLEKYEDITLPGFDNFPEPGSIPEDLAMPFGEFVEKYDIAAAVPQIWDSTAMGLGNTMDVPTFFVTQASGVPMVRALLGTAAAATPASGRLYELYESVAEFLGDDVLYSSTVVSTIRRDDEGVSLKAHGADGRLTCIDAKRLLVAFEPTTESLAPFKTDEAEEEVFDKFGFATVYAGILRHPSLQPGAAYSNRSPAPGSTNYTVFPLASQVGSIAYIGGTRDLFQFTAVGTEEDTAESIKALIARSIDTMIDAGTVPASNGTVTFPAFANHGKMHPRVTGDELRAGFLRKQTALQGHRSTWYTGAAFSAGFSTVLWDYNNELLPRLVEGI, encoded by the exons ATGCGCAGCAACGGGATGCGTGCTGGCGTGGGCTTCGCGGCCGCGCTCTTGGTCCGGGGGGCCGCGGCGAGTGTGAGCTGCTGCAACCAGACCGTCTCCCGGGATGTCGTCGTtgtgggcggcggtgcggcCGGCGCTCATGCCGCCGTGTGGTTGCGCGACCACGGCCACAGCGTAGTCGTCGTGGAAAAGGCCAGTCAGCTT GGCGGCCACACGGCTTCCTATCACGACCCTGTCTCTGGCAAGTCCATCAACGTGGGCGTCCAGGCGTGGATGGAGTACAAGGACACGTTCGACTTCCCCAAGCGCATGAGCGTGTCCACCAGCGGCGCGATGCAGTTCACCACCCTCGACTACAACTACGTCGACTTCAAGACGGGCCAGCCTGTTGACGGCTGGGTGGCGCCCACGCCCGACGCCATGTACCCTGCGCTGCAGAGGTACTTGGACGTCCTCGAAAAGTACGAGGACATCACCCTCCCCGGCTTCGACAACTTCCCCGAGCCCGGGTCCATCCCGGAGGACCTCGCCATGCCGTTCGGTGAGTTCGTCGAGAAGTACGatatcgccgccgccgtcccgcaGATCTGGGACTCGACCGCCATGGGCCTGGGCAACACGATGGACGTGCCGACCTTCTTCGTGACGCAGGCCTCCGGGGTCCCGATGGTCCGCGCCCTgctcggcaccgccgccgccgcgaccccCGCGTCGGGCCGCCTGTACGAGCTGTATGAGAGCGTCGCCGAGTttctgggcgacgacgtcctctACTCGAGCACAGTCGTCTCAACCATCcggcgcgacgacgagggcgtctCGCTGAAGGcgcacggcgccgacggcaggCTGACGTGCATCGACGCCAagcgcctcctcgtcgccttcgaGCCCACCACCGAGAGCCTGGCCCCGTtcaagacggacgaggcggaggaggaagtcttTGACAAGTTCGGCTTCGCCACCGTCTACGCCGGGATCCTCCGACACCCGTCGCTGCAGCCAGGCGCCGCCTACTCCAACAGGTCGCCCGCGCCCGGGTCGACCAACTACACCGTCTTCCCCCTCGCCTCGCAGGTCGGCAGCATCGCCTACATCGGCGGCACCAGGGACCTGTTCCAGTTCACGGCCGTCGGCACCGAGGAGGACACGGCCGAGAGCATCAAGGCCCTCATTGCGCGGTCCATCGACACCATGatcgacgccggcaccgtTCCCGCGTCGAACGGCACCGTCACCTTTCCGGCTTTTGCGAACCACGGCAAGATGCACCCCCGCGTGACAGGCGACGAGCTCCGCGCAGGGTTCCTTCGGAAGCAGACTGCCCTCCAGGGACACCGCTCCACCTGGTACACGGGCGCCGCTTTCTCCGCCGGGTTCTCAACGGTCTTGTGGGACTACAACAACGAGCTGTTGCCGAGATTGGTTGAAGGGATTTAA
- a CDS encoding Integral membrane protein: MDDLPPEHVNASNAGRIVGVVGVFHLFALTFVSLRIYARLFILRAFGAEDALIIVAVIPYGLGRHGLTIPTEDRIDFERITFWKTVLSDGVAMGLLRISMAISLLRLKKDLNWYRWSLYALIGDLAFCH; this comes from the exons ATGGATGACCTTCCTCCAGAGCATGTCAATGCTAGCAACGCAGGCCGAATCGTCGGCGTTGTCGGCGTATTCCACCTCTTCGCCTTGACGTTCGTCTCCTTGCGGATCTACGCCCGGCTGTTCATCCTCAGGGCTTTCGGGGCGGAAGATGcgctcatcatcgtcgccgtt ATACCCTACGGCCTTGGACGGCATGGCCTGACGATTCCGACGGAAGACCGCATCGACTTCGAACGCATCACATTCTGGAAGACGGTACTATCTGATGGTGTTGCCATGGGTCTACTGAGAATTTCTATGGCGATTAGTTTGCTGCGGCTCAAGAAGGACCTTAACTGGTATCGATGGTCGCTGTACGCTTTGATAGGTGATTTGGCTTTTTGCCATTGA
- a CDS encoding Mynd finger family protein — MSGPMEGIAASKPPIVQSILKDDHLPVVIARGSRKLHGVSDSARHCRLPSRLIHEEDQDCYGKKANEFVAANDFHILENQTVTTPDPSLKFHYTEADCARSIEAHINDPVMKTIVAGYQSNRETKFFDIISQTQNSTTTVITGAERIQPSDTPGKITLIPDWNAECRLTQEDGTVKTSALVMEYKNRNLLPCKDFEEEARLGDSEEYLEIATQALVMHPFIQSPDDMPDSSSNPWDEYMADDREEEGTFSDEISEGDVEEVLEPALREASTDAPEGTSVEPPQTTVLGLPPPSRFKKLVKACLTQASSYAQLKRARRVIMNCWNAIIILHFRDMDMKETAIEQLRAGPGQTCSIVIKKKNPKEFPRQVLGA; from the coding sequence ATGTCAGGTCCTATGGAAGGAATCGCGGCATCCAAGCCACCCATCGTCCAGTCGATCCTCAAAGATGACCACCTGCCGGTTGTCATAGCTCGCGGAAGTAGAAAACTGCATGGGGTGAGCGACTCCGCTCGGCACTGTCGGCTGCCGAGTCGTCTGATCCACGAAGAGGATCAAGATTGTTACGGCAAGAAAGCCAATGAGTTTGTTGCTGCAAACGATTTCCATATTCTCGAAAATCAGACCGTCACGACGCCGGACCCCAGCCTGAAATTTCACTACACTGAAGCAGATTGCGCAAGAAGCATCGAGGCACACATCAATGACCCGGTCATGAAGACCATCGTTGCAGGCTACCAGAGCAACAGAGAGACCAAATTCTTCGACATAATCTCCCAAACCCAGAATTCCACCACAACGGTGATCACTGGTGCTGAGCGTATCCAGCCATCCGACACGCCTGGCAAGATCACGCTTATCCCGGATTGGAATGCCGAGTGTCGACTCACTCAGGAAGACGGCACAGTAAAGACTTCTGCCCTCGTTATGGAATACAAAAATCGGAACCTACTCCCTTGCAAAGACTtcgaggaagaggcgagATTGGGTGACAGCGAGGAGTACCTCGAAATTGCCACGCAGGCTTTGGTCATGCACCCTTTCATCCAAAGCCCGGATGATATGCCCGACTCCTCATCCAACCCTTGGGATGAGTACATGGCGGACGATCGCGAAGAGGAAGGAACCTTTTCCGATGAAATATCCGAAGGGGACGTCGAAGAAGTACTCGAACCGGCTTTAAGAGAGGCATCCACAGATGCACCGGAGGGCACGTCGGTTGAGCCCCCCCAAACAACCGTCCTCGGCTTGCCGCCTCCTAGCCGCTTCAAAAAGCTGGTCAAAGCTTGTCTCACACAGGCAAGTTCCTACGCCCAACTAAAAAGGGCTCGCCGGGTCATTATGAATTGTTGGAACGCAATTATCATCCTTCATTTCCGCGATATGGACATGAAGGAAACCGCAATCGAGCAGCTTCGCGCAGGCCCCGGCCAAACATGCTCTATTGTCatcaagaaaaaaaaccccaaGGAGTTTCCCCGTCAGGTTCTGGGCGCCTAG
- a CDS encoding EC34 protein: MRIVVVPATTSCINQPIPPVILMLSDLNSPDKLLLTHTRFYPTIYTPSSHKATLTHSLKMRTATVTAAFASLLMTVAAAPQGFNCQSHGFCTYSDPNCNFCLNIAGSAKLDICHQFNPAYTSAPGDISRGPSGADFQCMLTCCL; encoded by the exons ATGCGTATTGTTGTTGTCCCTGCGACAACATCTTGTATAAATCAGCCCATTCCTCCCGTCATACTGATGCTTTCTGATCTCAACTCACCAGACAAGCTTCTTCTCACTCACACTCGTTTCTATCCAACTATCTACACTCCCTCTTCCCACAAAGCCACCCTCACCCACTCCCTCAAAATGCGTACCGCTACCGTTACCGCCGCCTTTGCGTCCCTTCTGATGACTGTCGCAGCCGCCCCCCAGGGCTTCAACTGCCAG TCCCACGGCTTCTGCACCTACAGCGACCCCAACTGCAACTTCTGTCTCAACATCGCAGGCTCCGCGAAGCTCGACATCTGCCATCAGTTCAACCCCGCATACACCAGCGCCCCGGGTGACATCAGTCGCGGTCCTTCAGGT GCCGACTTCCAGTGCATGCTTACGTGCTGCCTCTAA